A stretch of the Agromyces larvae genome encodes the following:
- a CDS encoding bifunctional DNA primase/polymerase: MIAAQILTGVEKALAWAAIGAHVIPCRERDGYDDTRNKILPAKMPYTRNGLSDASTDTAVIRRWWSRWPDALVGIVAGPSGLVAADVDMGEGKDGWYSIDEAGLELPATFSYKTRSGGDHYVYLDPKTVALGPTQGHVTPNGVVLHDVDRRGGNSYFITWGDEVPADRTAFAAPPAWLLTPAEATGTPFDGTVVEWFAKCAPGEPDFMFEQAVSSIPTEDFGHPKMIALQRAMVGLATEGWSGAVWALNRLREEWLRHPYDTQENRDDFDRGLRDAIKKYGRFPPAPADILSVDTLPLMAKLSPEELEAVTTLPADAENPAALRQRGARVATIALGAGLSTHEAAVLVLRCAASAALRQHADGGVGEAWAIVRDAIQSPVLEDSPVVMPEGAPAPEQVDESGRKQPALLTVLERARLEDERKELAAEQRFLWWGDEFMWVQAQLNSPITEQYYRLNRWIILSVMLSPYAVIVTKNGTILPLNFYGMILGPSGTGKSEAIAPIKTLVRLNVTDSPDIGGNATYSGLVEKLIERDHKASWFHADEADRALKDWSNDKGEFRGMKQGITDLYGGDVPAIQRATKKEISGIHARAYLSVLLTGVFDRVTDAIEPGDWEDGYINRFIFAIGERKPRTRESKRPGLMRKGAGPARSSEQTPVAKWAQEWWSRFEQVRKAIEPEDPKDPMWVGATDEVLDRHVDTIESLEAIARASAHPERLDPTFTRLEKTILKCAALAALMDLSPDIEMKHYLIALEQAEEWLANALLLVAATDESPRVRRVNRLVEIIRRAGGFMAMTDVYQLDGFDDYRDVDSLIEQLKKQGRAVRENAGTPAEVIRLTKGRA, encoded by the coding sequence ATCATCGCAGCGCAGATCCTCACGGGCGTAGAGAAGGCCCTGGCATGGGCCGCTATCGGCGCACATGTCATCCCCTGCCGAGAGCGCGACGGCTACGACGACACCCGCAACAAGATCCTCCCGGCGAAGATGCCCTACACCCGCAACGGCCTGAGCGACGCGAGCACCGACACTGCCGTAATCCGCCGCTGGTGGAGCCGCTGGCCGGATGCGCTGGTAGGCATCGTGGCCGGGCCGAGCGGCCTGGTCGCCGCCGACGTGGACATGGGGGAGGGCAAGGACGGCTGGTACTCCATCGACGAGGCCGGGCTCGAGCTGCCCGCCACGTTCTCGTATAAGACCCGCTCGGGAGGCGACCACTACGTCTATCTCGACCCGAAGACGGTCGCACTCGGCCCGACGCAGGGCCACGTCACCCCGAACGGCGTCGTGCTGCATGACGTCGATAGGCGCGGGGGCAACAGCTACTTCATCACATGGGGCGACGAGGTGCCCGCAGACCGGACGGCGTTCGCCGCCCCGCCCGCGTGGCTGCTCACCCCCGCCGAGGCGACCGGCACCCCGTTCGACGGCACAGTCGTCGAATGGTTCGCCAAGTGCGCGCCCGGCGAGCCCGACTTCATGTTCGAGCAGGCGGTCTCCTCCATCCCGACCGAGGACTTCGGTCACCCGAAGATGATCGCCCTGCAGCGCGCGATGGTGGGTCTGGCGACCGAGGGGTGGTCTGGTGCGGTGTGGGCGCTGAACCGGCTCCGCGAGGAGTGGCTGCGCCACCCCTACGACACGCAGGAGAACCGCGACGACTTCGACCGTGGCCTGCGGGATGCGATCAAGAAGTACGGCCGGTTCCCCCCGGCGCCCGCTGACATCCTCAGCGTCGACACGCTGCCGCTCATGGCGAAGCTCTCGCCCGAAGAGCTCGAGGCCGTCACGACCCTGCCCGCCGACGCCGAGAACCCGGCGGCGCTGCGCCAGCGGGGCGCGCGGGTTGCGACGATCGCGCTCGGTGCGGGCCTGTCCACGCACGAGGCCGCGGTGCTCGTGCTGCGCTGCGCCGCGTCGGCCGCGCTCCGTCAGCACGCCGACGGCGGGGTTGGCGAGGCGTGGGCGATCGTGCGCGACGCGATCCAGTCGCCCGTGCTCGAAGACAGCCCCGTGGTCATGCCCGAGGGCGCTCCTGCCCCCGAGCAGGTCGACGAGTCCGGCCGGAAGCAGCCGGCGTTGCTGACCGTGCTGGAGCGCGCGCGCCTCGAAGACGAGCGCAAGGAGCTCGCCGCCGAGCAGCGCTTCCTCTGGTGGGGTGACGAGTTCATGTGGGTGCAAGCCCAGCTCAACTCCCCGATCACGGAGCAGTACTACCGGCTGAACCGGTGGATCATCCTCAGCGTCATGCTCTCGCCGTATGCGGTGATCGTGACGAAGAACGGCACCATCCTGCCGCTGAACTTCTACGGCATGATCCTCGGCCCCTCCGGCACCGGCAAGTCGGAGGCGATCGCGCCGATCAAGACGCTGGTGAGACTGAACGTGACCGACAGCCCCGACATCGGCGGGAACGCGACGTACAGCGGCTTGGTGGAGAAGCTGATCGAGCGCGACCACAAGGCGTCGTGGTTCCACGCCGACGAGGCCGACCGGGCGCTCAAGGACTGGTCGAACGACAAGGGCGAGTTCCGCGGCATGAAGCAGGGCATCACCGACCTGTACGGCGGCGACGTTCCCGCGATCCAGCGGGCCACGAAGAAGGAGATCTCGGGCATCCACGCCCGCGCGTATCTCTCGGTGCTGCTGACCGGCGTGTTCGACCGGGTGACTGACGCGATCGAGCCGGGCGACTGGGAGGACGGGTACATCAACCGGTTCATCTTCGCCATCGGTGAGCGCAAGCCCCGCACGCGGGAGTCGAAGCGGCCGGGTCTCATGCGCAAGGGTGCAGGCCCGGCGCGCAGCAGTGAGCAGACGCCGGTCGCGAAGTGGGCGCAGGAGTGGTGGAGCCGGTTCGAGCAGGTGCGCAAGGCCATCGAGCCGGAAGACCCGAAAGACCCGATGTGGGTGGGCGCGACCGACGAGGTGCTGGACAGGCACGTCGACACGATCGAGTCCCTGGAGGCGATCGCGAGGGCGAGCGCGCACCCGGAGCGGCTCGACCCGACGTTCACGAGGCTCGAGAAGACGATCCTCAAGTGCGCGGCGCTGGCGGCCCTCATGGACCTGTCGCCGGACATCGAGATGAAGCACTACCTGATCGCCCTGGAGCAGGCCGAGGAGTGGCTGGCGAACGCGCTGCTGCTGGTCGCCGCGACCGACGAGTCGCCGCGGGTGCGAAGGGTGAACCGCCTGGTCGAGATCATCCGACGGGCAGGCGGGTTCATGGCAATGACGGATGTGTACCAACTCGATGGGTTCGACGACTACCGAGACGTCGACAGCCTCATTGAGCAACTCAAGAAGCAGGGCAGGGCGGTTCGCGAGAACGCGGGCACGCCGGCCGAAGTAATCAGGCTGACGAAAGGACGAGCGTGA
- a CDS encoding HNH endonuclease signature motif containing protein codes for MGACACGCGEETKTNYVKGHNGRRPLTERFWEKVRPAGVDECWEWAGSLSRGYGQINSGGRMLKAHRVAWELLRGPIPEGLTIDHLCYNPPCVNPWHMDPVTIEENSRRVRANQFKGQEACKRGHAYTPENTRLREWGGRSCRQCDRMHARKSKTKNIALRPAVANHDPLAELLG; via the coding sequence ATGGGCGCATGCGCTTGCGGTTGCGGCGAGGAGACCAAGACCAACTACGTGAAGGGGCACAACGGACGCCGACCGCTGACCGAGCGCTTCTGGGAGAAAGTTCGACCCGCTGGCGTCGATGAGTGCTGGGAGTGGGCTGGCTCTCTGAGCCGCGGCTACGGGCAGATCAATTCAGGGGGGCGGATGCTCAAGGCGCACCGGGTTGCGTGGGAGCTCCTGAGAGGCCCCATCCCGGAGGGCCTGACCATCGACCACCTCTGCTACAACCCGCCTTGCGTCAACCCTTGGCACATGGATCCGGTCACGATCGAGGAGAACTCCCGGAGAGTGCGAGCGAACCAATTCAAGGGTCAGGAAGCGTGCAAGCGTGGACACGCGTACACACCCGAAAACACCCGGCTTCGCGAATGGGGCGGACGATCATGTCGCCAGTGCGATCGAATGCACGCTCGCAAGTCGAAGACCAAGAACATCGCACTGCGCCCCGCAGTGGCGAATCACGACCCCCTCGCCGAACTCCTCGGCTAG
- a CDS encoding glutaredoxin family protein, translated as MSNKLTVYSQPNCAPCRASKARLDREGIAYDEVDVTVDTEAAERLRQNGLQATPVFGWGGTLHTIADLPAIIREAATPTEAVAA; from the coding sequence ATGAGCAACAAGCTCACCGTCTACAGCCAGCCGAACTGCGCCCCCTGCCGAGCCTCGAAGGCCCGCCTCGACCGTGAGGGCATCGCCTACGACGAGGTCGACGTGACCGTCGACACGGAAGCCGCCGAGCGGCTCCGGCAGAACGGCCTGCAGGCCACCCCCGTCTTCGGCTGGGGCGGCACGCTCCATACCATCGCCGACCTCCCCGCGATCATCCGCGAAGCGGCCACCCCGACCGAGGCGGTGGCCGCGTGA
- a CDS encoding helicase-related protein codes for MRRRERGAHQRNQAQKGAKNSMKLTPRPQQEHDIQRVLAEPTHSALIGSQPGNGKTLLGTEIALRGPFERVLFIGLVGTFKQWAERIDAQSDGEVTLRRIDSTKAGKQAFADFLAGEPGFYFSGSQYLMRQDWESRPAFEDDGTPQWKRAKKDDPASGVVAGDLILRERKEGAIGPAAEPIRLTESVHLNTFRRKMKKPLDLLVFDEVQLISNRKSNGFQTFHSITTDWKVAMSGTWFGNSPANMWAVGDWLWDGKINPATGKPWVETSFNRWQAQFIALEPVLGKNKQPLKTPRGTPITKVVGEKVPGAFAASLPCYIRRENEEQPPGPKVVYCDPTPQQAAQIADLEEDLLTWVKGWDGEDMPLVVDLPPTLYIRLRQVAIAELSYGADGRVTFASNAASAKLKPLRGLVDYWAGQQVGIFTDSKIGAQFVANRMRMAGYAAEAYTGDLSERERESLKARFIAGEVRYLVGTIQSMGTGIDGLQTACSKVIWLNEVPGNPSANEQALARYFRQGRTREHGEFEHVKLLMRGSVDVQTMETLIEKAWQMSASLRIAS; via the coding sequence GTGCGTCGGCGTGAGCGAGGGGCACATCAGCGCAATCAAGCACAGAAGGGTGCGAAGAACAGCATGAAGCTCACTCCGAGACCACAGCAGGAGCACGACATTCAGCGCGTCCTCGCCGAGCCGACGCACTCCGCCCTGATCGGCTCGCAGCCGGGTAACGGGAAAACCCTTCTCGGCACCGAGATTGCGCTGCGCGGCCCGTTCGAGCGAGTGCTGTTCATTGGGCTCGTCGGCACGTTCAAGCAGTGGGCCGAGCGCATCGACGCGCAGTCGGACGGCGAGGTGACGCTGCGCCGGATCGACTCGACCAAGGCGGGCAAGCAGGCGTTCGCTGACTTCCTCGCGGGCGAGCCCGGCTTCTACTTCTCGGGCTCGCAGTACCTCATGCGCCAGGACTGGGAGAGCCGGCCCGCGTTCGAGGATGACGGCACCCCGCAGTGGAAGCGGGCGAAGAAGGACGATCCGGCCTCCGGCGTCGTGGCCGGAGACCTGATCCTGCGGGAGCGCAAGGAGGGCGCTATCGGCCCCGCCGCCGAGCCGATCCGACTCACCGAGTCGGTGCATTTGAACACTTTCCGGCGGAAGATGAAGAAGCCGCTCGACCTCCTCGTATTCGACGAGGTGCAGTTGATCTCGAACCGGAAGTCGAACGGGTTCCAAACCTTCCACTCGATCACGACCGACTGGAAGGTGGCGATGTCGGGCACGTGGTTCGGCAACTCGCCGGCGAACATGTGGGCGGTCGGGGATTGGCTCTGGGACGGCAAGATCAACCCCGCGACCGGGAAGCCATGGGTGGAGACCTCGTTCAATCGCTGGCAGGCGCAGTTCATCGCGCTGGAGCCGGTGCTCGGCAAGAATAAGCAGCCGCTCAAGACCCCGCGCGGCACGCCGATCACGAAGGTCGTGGGGGAGAAGGTGCCGGGTGCGTTCGCGGCGAGCCTGCCGTGCTACATCCGCCGGGAGAACGAAGAGCAGCCGCCGGGGCCGAAGGTCGTGTATTGCGACCCGACGCCGCAGCAGGCCGCTCAGATCGCAGACCTCGAGGAAGACCTGCTGACGTGGGTGAAGGGCTGGGATGGCGAGGACATGCCGCTAGTGGTCGACCTGCCGCCGACGCTGTACATCCGGCTCCGCCAGGTGGCGATCGCTGAGCTCAGCTACGGCGCTGACGGGCGGGTGACGTTCGCCTCGAACGCCGCGAGTGCGAAGCTGAAGCCGCTGCGCGGGCTCGTCGACTACTGGGCGGGCCAGCAGGTCGGGATCTTCACCGACTCGAAGATCGGTGCGCAGTTCGTGGCGAACAGGATGCGGATGGCCGGCTACGCCGCCGAGGCGTACACGGGTGACCTGAGCGAGCGCGAGCGGGAGAGCTTGAAGGCGCGGTTCATCGCGGGCGAGGTGCGCTACCTCGTCGGCACCATTCAGTCGATGGGTACGGGGATCGACGGGCTGCAGACAGCCTGCAGCAAGGTGATCTGGCTGAACGAGGTGCCGGGGAACCCGTCGGCGAACGAGCAGGCTCTTGCGCGGTATTTCCGGCAGGGCCGCACGCGCGAGCATGGCGAGTTCGAGCACGTGAAGCTGCTGATGCGCGGCAGCGTGGACGTTCAGACGATGGAGACGCTCATTGAGAAGGCGTGGCAGATGAGCGCATCACTCAGAATTGCTAGCTAA
- a CDS encoding DUF7352 domain-containing protein gives MSKTIWKHRIVAAERQTIPGVTDLRARIVYVAEQDGHPHLWFEHDPEVAFLNHAVLNFAVVGTGHPAPASGRYAGSFQAYHGAVVFHVYDLGTAPASPTDGNER, from the coding sequence ATGAGCAAGACGATCTGGAAGCATCGCATCGTGGCCGCCGAGCGCCAGACGATCCCCGGTGTGACCGACCTCAGAGCGCGGATCGTGTACGTCGCCGAGCAAGACGGGCACCCGCACCTGTGGTTCGAGCACGACCCCGAGGTGGCGTTCCTGAACCATGCCGTGCTGAACTTCGCCGTCGTTGGCACCGGGCACCCTGCGCCCGCGAGCGGACGGTACGCGGGGTCGTTCCAGGCGTACCACGGTGCGGTCGTGTTCCACGTCTACGACCTCGGCACCGCCCCCGCTTCCCCGACCGATGGGAACGAACGATGA
- a CDS encoding DUF7574 domain-containing protein — MPERKYNDTQSNPLYPHIYLEIPGTEDFQRVADFDDGGGYDWTTWVAWYSPSRRRYFIASGSGCSCNSLSQDIYTIEDFTALASKEAVKEDLRTFIAGRCEGWRVAERPSINDELAAINAFKPTKEER; from the coding sequence ATGCCTGAGCGCAAGTACAACGACACCCAGAGCAACCCGCTCTACCCGCACATCTACCTGGAAATCCCCGGCACCGAGGACTTCCAGCGTGTGGCCGACTTCGACGATGGCGGCGGCTACGACTGGACGACGTGGGTCGCTTGGTACTCGCCGTCGCGTCGCCGCTACTTCATCGCGTCGGGGTCGGGGTGCTCGTGCAACTCGCTCTCACAGGACATCTACACCATCGAGGACTTCACGGCCCTCGCATCGAAGGAGGCGGTGAAGGAAGACCTGCGCACGTTCATCGCGGGTCGATGCGAGGGCTGGCGAGTCGCGGAGCGTCCGTCGATCAACGACGAGCTGGCCGCGATCAACGCTTTCAAGCCGACCAAGGAGGAGCGATGA
- a CDS encoding NUMOD4 motif-containing HNH endonuclease, with protein sequence MAASSERWRRVVGFEATHLVSDGGQVRTIDRHDRLGRFRKGVALRPSTLNGGHQMVRLALDGNQKPALVHRLVLEAFVGPAPEGTEGCHNDGNPANNRLENLRWDTPSANHRDKREHGTDHNISKAQCPRGHDLVEPNLTANVLRRGHRGCLACNRAHAYVSRHPGVDLREVADRYYSEITERTAE encoded by the coding sequence ATGGCCGCAAGCTCTGAGCGCTGGCGGCGAGTCGTCGGATTCGAGGCTACCCACCTCGTCAGCGACGGCGGGCAAGTCCGGACGATCGACCGCCACGACCGACTTGGTCGCTTCCGCAAGGGCGTCGCTCTCCGCCCATCGACGCTGAATGGCGGGCATCAGATGGTGCGCCTCGCGCTCGACGGGAACCAGAAGCCGGCCCTCGTCCACCGTCTCGTGCTCGAGGCGTTCGTCGGCCCTGCCCCCGAGGGCACCGAAGGCTGCCACAACGACGGCAACCCCGCGAACAACCGCCTCGAGAACCTGCGGTGGGACACGCCGAGCGCCAACCACCGCGACAAGCGCGAGCACGGCACTGACCACAACATCTCCAAGGCGCAGTGCCCGCGCGGTCACGATCTCGTGGAGCCGAACCTCACGGCGAACGTGCTCCGGCGGGGGCATCGCGGATGCCTCGCCTGCAATCGCGCCCATGCCTATGTGAGCCGTCATCCTGGCGTCGATCTTCGAGAGGTTGCCGACCGCTACTACTCCGAGATCACCGAAAGGACTGCCGAATGA
- a CDS encoding 5' nucleotidase, NT5C type, translated as MRILCDLDGVAADWIGGIEDGLGWLPVEDSEWLDWTQGDGASPDAPDDARAGLRRRIKRIQGTFGFYAALRPIPGAVAAIHRLADAGHDVWFCSTPDPLNESCASDKINWVESHFGEGWGERVILTHDKTLVRGDVLIDDKPRVTGAAEPEWTHVIFAQPYNGGPEAIGRWRVRDWEHALRFVEDYARLLVGAA; from the coding sequence GTGAGGATTCTTTGTGATCTCGACGGTGTGGCCGCCGACTGGATCGGCGGCATCGAAGACGGCCTCGGCTGGCTCCCCGTCGAGGACAGCGAGTGGCTCGACTGGACACAGGGGGACGGCGCGAGCCCCGACGCACCGGACGACGCCCGCGCTGGTCTGCGCCGTCGGATCAAGCGCATTCAGGGCACCTTCGGCTTCTACGCCGCACTCCGTCCGATCCCCGGCGCGGTCGCTGCGATCCACCGCCTCGCCGACGCCGGGCACGACGTCTGGTTCTGCTCCACACCCGACCCGCTGAACGAGTCCTGCGCGAGCGACAAGATCAACTGGGTCGAGAGCCATTTCGGCGAGGGCTGGGGTGAGCGCGTCATCCTCACCCACGACAAGACGCTCGTGCGCGGTGACGTGCTGATCGACGACAAGCCCCGCGTGACCGGCGCCGCCGAGCCCGAGTGGACGCACGTCATTTTCGCGCAGCCCTACAACGGCGGCCCGGAGGCTATCGGCCGTTGGCGCGTCCGCGACTGGGAGCACGCGCTGCGATTCGTCGAGGACTACGCCCGGCTGCTCGTGGGCGCCGCATGA